The following are from one region of the Candidatus Hydrothermales bacterium genome:
- a CDS encoding penicillin-binding protein 2 yields the protein MRGDNRKIPIRTKFYKQLILFSFLLIFFKASNLGLSPASEVYKREGNKVFIKIRTIKGKRGEIYDRNLIPLTLTLPDNYDWKRKYPFGWITSNLIGFVNIDNEGVEGIEFEFNKILKGKDGKIELFRTADGNYTVLPESKIIPPQNGSDIILTIDIKIQKICSEVLKEYALKYRAKKGWVTVLNPQNGEILALSSYPFFDPENFYNYTDENYRNNNVQYLFEPGSVFKVLTAIFAIRHSKIKIDELFDVSKPIVIKDVIIEDPEIEKKKKNEFTIEDIIVYSSNIGISKISERCNTDELINFAKKCGFGTPTGILFPGEGKGLIKKKMNKVDLLSFSFGQGLLVTPLQIALFYSAIANDGYLLHPIILKGITKENKFKEFRSKIVVRKIFDNREIYIIKNFLRKVVEKGSGKKAKIEGLSICGKTGTSQKVINGKYSKELSVMSFVGFYPQENPNYLIYIGLDEPQNVRFSSEIIPEMFKKIVENIEAINGENIYEIGGAI from the coding sequence ATGCGGGGAGATAATAGAAAAATACCGATAAGAACTAAGTTTTACAAACAATTAATTCTCTTTTCTTTCTTATTAATATTTTTTAAAGCCTCAAACTTAGGTCTCTCTCCAGCAAGCGAAGTTTATAAAAGGGAAGGTAATAAAGTATTTATTAAAATAAGAACAATTAAGGGAAAAAGGGGAGAAATCTACGATAGGAACTTAATCCCTCTAACCCTTACCTTGCCAGATAACTACGACTGGAAAAGAAAATATCCCTTTGGTTGGATAACAAGTAACTTAATAGGCTTTGTAAACATCGACAACGAAGGAGTTGAAGGAATTGAGTTTGAATTTAACAAAATCTTAAAAGGAAAAGACGGTAAAATTGAACTTTTTAGAACAGCTGACGGTAACTATACTGTGCTACCTGAAAGTAAAATCATTCCTCCCCAAAATGGAAGTGATATCATTCTTACAATAGACATTAAGATTCAAAAGATTTGCTCCGAAGTTCTTAAGGAGTATGCTCTAAAATACAGGGCAAAAAAGGGCTGGGTTACGGTGTTAAATCCTCAAAACGGAGAAATCCTAGCCCTTTCTTCTTATCCCTTTTTTGATCCCGAAAACTTTTATAACTACACCGACGAAAACTACAGAAATAATAACGTGCAGTACCTATTTGAACCTGGCTCTGTCTTTAAAGTCCTTACTGCCATATTCGCAATAAGACATTCAAAAATTAAAATTGATGAATTATTCGATGTATCTAAACCTATCGTTATAAAAGACGTAATCATAGAAGATCCTGAAATTGAAAAAAAGAAGAAAAATGAATTCACAATTGAAGACATCATTGTCTATTCGTCTAACATAGGAATATCAAAGATATCTGAAAGGTGTAATACAGATGAACTTATAAACTTTGCCAAAAAATGTGGATTCGGCACTCCTACAGGTATACTTTTTCCAGGAGAGGGTAAAGGTTTAATAAAGAAGAAGATGAATAAAGTAGACCTTTTATCATTTTCTTTTGGACAGGGCTTACTTGTTACACCACTTCAGATCGCTCTTTTTTATTCAGCTATTGCTAACGACGGCTACCTCCTTCACCCCATCATTTTAAAGGGCATAACTAAAGAAAATAAATTTAAAGAATTTAGAAGTAAAATTGTCGTTAGAAAAATTTTTGATAACAGAGAAATATACATCATCAAAAATTTCTTAAGAAAAGTTGTAGAAAAAGGAAGCGGGAAAAAGGCAAAAATAGAGGGATTAAGTATATGTGGTAAAACTGGAACCTCCCAAAAAGTGATAAACGGAAAATACTCAAAAGAGTTATCTGTAATGAGCTTTGTTGGCTTTTATCCACAAGAAAACCCAAATTATTTAATCTACATTGGACTAGATGAACCACAGAATGTGAGATTCTCATCCGAGATTATACCAGAAATGTTTAAAAAAATAGTGGAAAATATAGAAGCTATAAACGGAGAAAATATCTATGAAATTGGGGGAGCTATTTAA
- a CDS encoding TonB-dependent receptor: MKRIKFFSVLFSVSVLFSFDIPKQNLKRGSVVYGYVIDSKTKQALSYATCLIYRKNEDKILKGVLADEKGFFLFDGISPGIYTLKFDFVGYKQKVISDLRVNQGDSVIDLGKIELEATYYETEPIETRVDPIPLKFEVDKKVINVSELQTFRAGSVLDVLKNVPSINVDVEGNVTFRGSENFQVFIDGRKTAVQPSILLQQIPANLVDRIEIITNPSAKYDPEGTAGIINIVLKREKSEDFNIISNLNFGMFKNYGGDILVNKNFNNLNFYVSLNYNRRVFLNSIEFERTLNNRTFFSKGEYTRGHSPFGLRSGLEYLFKNNTLGFSISLGEWSMHNTHSSNYFDINRTSLLFVTETDHRRKSPYVETSIYDKTKLKSEKEFLFDLSYSFRGGEEYTETFKKGLDGKILDGYKSEESGPSERLATRLNYNQNIFKNTGLEVGLEGEFSRSKDINKFLIYDTLSDNFLLTKGSKKEVSYSDIVFAPYFLIRGNFSKTTFQIGFREEFTDRRINLKDSSFNYTLKRWDYFPTIHISHNLKENIKLNSSYTRRIRRPRSFMLEPFVTWLDPYNVRKGNPELKPEYIDSYEFGTLLPFLKGSLTLESYFRNVYNNMHMVRVPYNDSVFMMTNYNTGSSRSLGFELVYDLSLFRFLNLSLLYDIYYSKQRGNLFNEEFTRESFNYNFKFNLNSFITRNVRIQLNFNYESPTKTPQGERSRVYSLDVSFQSFFAKRKFILSVQIKDLFSSSYHIFRGKGVNYSFVQGFYPKTPILYFALTYNLNSMSYEKRKKRENEERLILEEMEY; this comes from the coding sequence ATGAAGAGGATTAAATTTTTCTCAGTTTTGTTTTCTGTTTCAGTTCTTTTTTCTTTTGATATTCCTAAGCAAAATCTAAAAAGGGGTTCTGTTGTATACGGATACGTTATAGATTCAAAAACAAAGCAGGCTCTCTCTTATGCTACATGTCTCATCTATAGAAAAAATGAAGATAAGATCTTAAAAGGTGTTCTTGCAGATGAGAAGGGTTTTTTCCTTTTCGATGGTATATCCCCAGGTATTTACACCTTAAAGTTTGACTTTGTAGGTTATAAACAAAAGGTAATATCTGATCTTAGGGTAAATCAAGGTGATTCTGTTATAGATCTTGGTAAGATAGAATTGGAGGCTACCTATTATGAAACAGAGCCAATTGAGACTAGGGTTGATCCTATTCCTCTAAAATTTGAAGTTGATAAAAAGGTTATAAATGTTAGTGAACTCCAAACTTTTCGGGCTGGGTCTGTTCTTGATGTGTTAAAAAATGTTCCCTCCATAAATGTAGATGTTGAGGGAAATGTTACCTTTAGAGGAAGTGAAAATTTCCAAGTTTTTATAGATGGAAGAAAAACAGCGGTTCAGCCCTCTATTTTGTTGCAGCAAATTCCTGCTAATTTAGTTGATAGAATAGAAATAATCACAAATCCCTCGGCTAAATATGATCCTGAGGGAACGGCAGGAATTATAAACATAGTACTTAAAAGAGAAAAAAGTGAAGATTTTAACATAATTTCAAATTTAAATTTTGGGATGTTCAAAAATTACGGTGGAGATATTCTTGTAAACAAAAATTTTAACAATTTAAACTTTTATGTCTCTCTAAACTATAACAGGAGGGTATTTCTCAATTCTATTGAGTTTGAAAGGACTTTAAATAATAGGACTTTCTTTTCTAAAGGTGAATATACAAGAGGTCATTCTCCCTTTGGATTACGATCAGGCTTAGAGTATCTTTTTAAGAATAATACGTTAGGTTTTAGCATTTCACTTGGAGAATGGTCTATGCATAATACTCATAGTTCAAATTACTTTGATATAAATAGAACTTCTCTACTTTTTGTGACAGAAACTGATCATAGAAGGAAAAGTCCCTATGTTGAGACATCTATTTATGATAAAACAAAACTGAAGTCTGAAAAAGAATTTTTATTTGATTTATCTTATAGCTTTAGAGGGGGTGAGGAATACACCGAAACTTTCAAAAAAGGCTTAGATGGGAAAATTCTTGATGGTTATAAATCAGAGGAAAGTGGTCCTTCTGAAAGATTAGCCACAAGGTTAAACTATAATCAAAATATATTCAAAAATACAGGACTTGAAGTAGGCTTAGAAGGCGAATTTTCTAGATCCAAAGACATCAATAAATTTCTTATTTACGACACACTGAGTGATAATTTTCTCTTGACAAAAGGTTCCAAAAAAGAGGTTTCTTATAGTGATATAGTTTTTGCTCCCTACTTTCTAATTAGAGGCAATTTTTCTAAAACAACTTTTCAGATAGGCTTTAGAGAAGAATTTACCGATAGAAGAATAAATTTAAAAGATAGTTCATTCAATTATACACTTAAAAGATGGGATTATTTCCCCACGATCCATATATCTCACAATTTAAAAGAAAATATTAAATTGAACTCAAGTTATACAAGAAGGATAAGAAGACCAAGGAGTTTTATGCTTGAGCCCTTTGTTACCTGGCTTGACCCCTACAATGTAAGGAAGGGAAATCCAGAATTAAAACCTGAATATATTGATAGCTACGAATTTGGCACTTTACTGCCGTTTTTAAAGGGAAGTCTAACTTTAGAGTCTTATTTTAGAAATGTTTATAACAATATGCATATGGTAAGAGTGCCCTATAATGACTCTGTTTTCATGATGACAAACTATAACACGGGAAGTTCAAGATCCTTAGGATTTGAGCTTGTTTACGATCTTTCCCTCTTTAGGTTTTTAAATCTCAGTTTACTTTATGATATCTATTATTCAAAACAAAGAGGTAATTTGTTTAATGAAGAGTTCACGAGGGAATCTTTTAACTATAACTTTAAATTTAATCTTAACTCCTTCATCACGAGAAATGTAAGAATTCAGTTAAATTTTAATTATGAGAGTCCTACCAAGACTCCCCAAGGAGAAAGAAGTAGAGTTTATTCTCTAGATGTTTCTTTTCAAAGTTTTTTTGCTAAGAGAAAGTTTATTTTGAGCGTACAAATAAAAGATCTTTTTTCGTCATCTTATCATATTTTTAGGGGGAAAGGTGTAAATTATTCTTTTGTCCAGGGGTTTTATCCCAAGACCCCTATACTCTATTTTGCTCTCACCTATAATTTAAATAGTATGAGTTATGAAAAAAGAAAAAAGAGAGAAAATGAAGAAAGACTAATTTTAGAAGAAATGGAGTATTAG
- a CDS encoding division/cell wall cluster transcriptional repressor MraZ, whose translation MSRNNRINPVDPKGRVSVPHDLRKMLTPEGDGKIILTRGPDGCIWIFSEKEWKNFETALRERGIGDLKNRNLIRLLTGDAVETEFDSHGRILLPGHLAEYAGIKKSCRFVRMFAWIEIWDPQRYEETVEKIKDEINYDEYLTNLKF comes from the coding sequence GTGTCCAGAAATAACAGAATAAATCCGGTTGATCCAAAGGGAAGAGTCTCGGTTCCCCATGATCTTCGGAAAATGCTTACTCCAGAGGGGGACGGAAAAATAATATTGACAAGAGGACCTGATGGATGTATATGGATATTTTCTGAGAAGGAATGGAAAAATTTTGAAACAGCCCTAAGAGAAAGAGGTATTGGAGATCTTAAAAATAGAAATCTTATTAGACTTTTAACAGGTGACGCAGTTGAAACTGAATTCGATAGTCACGGAAGAATCTTGTTGCCAGGACACTTAGCTGAATACGCAGGTATAAAAAAAAGTTGTAGATTTGTTCGAATGTTCGCATGGATTGAAATATGGGATCCTCAAAGGTATGAAGAAACTGTCGAAAAAATAAAAGATGAAATAAACTATGATGAATACCTCACTAACCTTAAATTCTGA
- the rsmH gene encoding 16S rRNA (cytosine(1402)-N(4))-methyltransferase RsmH, translating into MMNTSLTLNSEIKIHPPCMTKEIIEILEPYKRKVIVDATFGTGGHSLEIIKNTKGNLFAFEVDPFLYERAKKILKEFENTKIFNKSFTEIPNVLKEEKIEKIDGIIFDFGVSFYHISSSKRGFSFKKNEILDMRYNPLVDEPLYKKIKKLNISELEDILKNYGELKNYKKIAINIFKKLRAREIKYTEELNEAILDKIRGNKEKILQKVYQAFRIWINDEIKNIQTVFSFLPQIIEKGGRVIFLSYHSIEDRLVKNFLKNKEFKILTKKPLLPTEEEIKLKPNCRSCKLRAAEKL; encoded by the coding sequence ATGATGAATACCTCACTAACCTTAAATTCTGAAATTAAAATTCATCCACCTTGCATGACAAAGGAAATTATTGAAATCCTTGAACCCTACAAAAGAAAAGTAATCGTTGATGCTACATTTGGAACAGGGGGACACTCGTTAGAAATTATAAAAAATACAAAGGGAAACCTTTTTGCCTTTGAAGTAGACCCCTTCCTCTACGAAAGAGCCAAAAAGATCTTAAAAGAATTTGAAAATACTAAGATATTCAATAAAAGCTTTACCGAAATTCCAAATGTGCTCAAAGAAGAAAAAATAGAAAAAATTGATGGAATCATCTTTGATTTTGGAGTATCTTTTTATCACATCTCATCCTCAAAAAGGGGCTTTTCCTTCAAAAAAAATGAAATCCTCGATATGCGTTATAATCCCTTAGTAGATGAACCACTATACAAAAAAATTAAAAAATTAAACATAAGTGAGCTAGAGGACATACTTAAAAATTATGGAGAATTAAAAAATTATAAAAAGATAGCGATCAACATTTTTAAAAAATTAAGGGCAAGGGAAATAAAGTACACGGAGGAGCTCAACGAGGCAATTCTCGATAAAATAAGGGGAAATAAAGAAAAAATCCTTCAGAAGGTTTATCAGGCATTCAGAATCTGGATAAACGATGAAATAAAAAATATACAAACTGTCTTTTCCTTCTTACCACAGATAATTGAAAAGGGGGGAAGAGTAATTTTCCTATCCTACCACTCAATAGAGGATAGACTCGTAAAGAATTTTCTGAAAAATAAGGAATTTAAAATTTTAACCAAAAAACCACTTTTACCAACCGAAGAAGAAATAAAATTAAAACCAAACTGCAGGTCATGTAAATTGAGGGCTGCTGAAAAACTATGA
- a CDS encoding UDP-N-acetylmuramoyl-L-alanyl-D-glutamate--2,6-diaminopimelate ligase has translation MKLGELFKSLNGEFLNYKEIEVEGIAENSKEVKKNYIFVALPGLKTHGKNHIDEAIKNGAICIVTDEKFENLNITQFITEKPLEVMHEILKRFYGKPEFKIIGVTGTNGKTTTTNLLSFVFSKMGIKNGVIGTLNSRVGERIIYQGYTTPPSTHLYKIFHEMNKEKIEYLFMEITSHGLEQKRIYNIEIDGLIYTGITQDHLDFHKTMENYYNAKKKAFNLLKEEAPSIINIENIYGKRVFEEIERKNKKSYGMYLENLDYRVFIRYLSTNGMGLKIEYDNKKVEFETKLIGKFNAYNICSVFAILKELGFDEESFTKYMGEFEGVEGRLEKIKTKRGFDIFIDYAHTPDAIGAVLETLRSLQPRRIITIFGAGGNRDKEKRPLMGRIAAEFSDIVIITTDNPRFEDPIKIIEDIKSGIPEGELNKVIVISDRKKAIEKGIEIAEEGDLLLVAGKGHEEYMEVKGEKIPFKDKDVVLEILKEKNERTDR, from the coding sequence ATGAAATTGGGGGAGCTATTTAAATCCTTAAATGGTGAATTTTTGAACTATAAAGAGATAGAAGTTGAGGGAATTGCTGAAAACTCTAAGGAAGTGAAGAAAAATTATATATTTGTAGCTCTTCCTGGACTTAAAACACACGGTAAAAACCATATTGATGAAGCAATTAAAAACGGAGCCATTTGTATAGTAACAGATGAGAAATTCGAAAACCTTAACATAACTCAGTTTATCACAGAAAAACCCCTTGAAGTAATGCACGAAATACTGAAAAGATTTTACGGAAAACCAGAATTCAAAATTATAGGTGTAACCGGAACAAACGGTAAAACAACAACAACAAATTTATTATCCTTTGTTTTTAGCAAAATGGGAATTAAAAATGGAGTAATAGGTACTTTAAATTCAAGAGTAGGAGAAAGGATTATATACCAGGGATACACAACTCCACCTTCTACACACCTATATAAAATTTTTCACGAAATGAATAAAGAAAAAATAGAGTACCTCTTTATGGAAATTACTTCCCATGGTTTAGAACAAAAAAGGATATATAACATAGAAATTGACGGGCTTATTTACACTGGCATTACTCAAGATCACCTTGACTTTCACAAGACTATGGAAAATTATTATAACGCTAAAAAGAAAGCCTTTAATCTTTTAAAAGAAGAAGCACCCTCAATAATAAACATCGAAAACATATATGGAAAAAGGGTTTTCGAAGAAATTGAACGTAAAAATAAAAAAAGTTACGGCATGTACCTTGAAAACCTTGACTATAGGGTTTTCATAAGATACTTATCAACAAACGGTATGGGACTAAAAATAGAATACGATAATAAAAAAGTAGAATTTGAGACAAAACTAATAGGCAAATTTAACGCTTACAACATATGTTCTGTGTTTGCTATTTTAAAAGAACTTGGATTTGATGAAGAAAGCTTTACAAAATATATGGGTGAATTCGAGGGAGTGGAAGGAAGACTGGAAAAGATAAAAACTAAGAGAGGATTTGACATATTTATAGACTATGCCCATACACCAGATGCTATTGGAGCTGTTCTTGAAACTCTAAGGAGTTTACAGCCAAGAAGAATCATAACTATCTTCGGAGCTGGGGGCAATAGGGACAAGGAAAAAAGACCACTAATGGGACGAATAGCAGCAGAATTTTCTGATATTGTAATTATAACAACTGACAACCCAAGGTTTGAGGATCCAATTAAAATAATAGAAGACATAAAGTCAGGAATACCAGAGGGTGAATTAAACAAAGTTATAGTCATAAGTGATAGAAAAAAGGCAATAGAAAAGGGAATTGAAATAGCTGAAGAAGGGGATCTGCTCCTTGTTGCAGGAAAGGGACATGAAGAGTACATGGAAGTAAAGGGCGAAAAAATTCCCTTCAAAGATAAAGATGTAGTACTTGAAATCTTAAAGGAAAAAAATGAAAGAACTGATAGATGA